From one Sphaeramia orbicularis chromosome 9, fSphaOr1.1, whole genome shotgun sequence genomic stretch:
- the nipbla gene encoding nipped-B-like protein A isoform X1, giving the protein MNGDMPHVPITTLAGIASLTDLLNQLPLPSPLPATTTKSLLYNGRIAEEVTCLLGCRDENLASQLAHGLNQVSTEHIELKDNLGSDEPEGDAPLLLQTMLARNPGIFREKNVMQQPMVPPYKITQNSMHSPAQSANFQPAAISPNSTSRFVAPQTGSSSRYMGQQNSPVPSPYTPQSPATGYIQQYSHQQPPSYNQHQQIQQVSVASPMVPGGIRNIHEGKVSGQMANAANHHSDRHGTEDYMNIVHRLGSEEGDSSMRNPSFPLRSPPSGCSPAGSEGTPKQGSRPPLILQSPPPYTPSPRDGGPDQKQQLQQRKKTPAVKEEKDMYDIVSSPNKDSTKLTLKLSRVKSNESDPPGEAVPGMDQNSDNMEAELGFQQVPVLQQNIGARLQQQQVSHQAGGTGANQPPSSPYDEAELDALAEIERIEREAASEKCSKEVQDKDKPLKKRKQDSFPLEPGAGGPGGPTGAPGSGSTGGGNAGKLTPQEATAAGNGASRPPLMVSIDLQQAGRADGQLDPCLAAPIPALEAQRWPEDPASGPAAVEGSDTALRLKPDGRPEVIKNRVDKHDSRREGRESSKHRHDDKSSDRRGEMPKSSNRGEHGRDRDRESDRDRRHRSEAGGRERRSPDARCRSDRDRSGFRSASTGEPGRSSSRQDGSKPASSASGAKLPDSFPAQLLGGHSGALKNFQIPKIKRDKDGSGSTESQIWGQPKVKLERLGLVQDFEKRPKPVVVLKKLSVDQIQRIIRHSKTGKNRLSSGKSSKSGMDPAVLKELPPELLAEIESTMPLCERVKMNKRKRSTVNERPKYAEVSSDEEFDANGESARKRQRRDKDRTWEFEERERRGSGEHRKSGHRDSRRGSGSRYRDSSEEDSPPPSMSEIARKMKMKEKQKKRKAYEPKLTQEELMDSSTFKRFLASIDNILENLEDVDFTTMAADDDEIPQELLLGKHQLNELGSESAKIKAMGISSRIPSDKLVKLLNILEKNIQDGAKLTTLMNHDHDAEDEERLWRDLIMERVTKSADACLTALNIMTSAHMPKAVYIEDVIERVLQYTKFHLQNTLYPQYDPVYRVDPHGGGMLLSSKAKRAKCSTHKQRVIVMLYNKVCDIVSNISELLEIQLLTDTTILQVSSMGITPFFVENVSELQLCAIKLVTAVFSRYEKHRQLILEEIFTSLARLPTSKRSLRNFRLNSSDQDGEPMYIQMVTALVLQLIQCVVHLPNDKETFEEYDSKVDQDVLITNSYETAMRTAQNFLSVFLKKCGSKQGEEDYRPLFENFVQDLLSTVNKPEWPAAELLLSLLGRLLVHQFSNKQTEMALRVASLDYLGTVAARLRKDGVTSKMDQRSIDRILQETPGNDETQQLQKALLDYLEENAETDASLVFARKFYIAQWFRDATTEAEKSMRNQNPKDEDSSDGPQHAKEVETTGEIMQRAEKRKKFLRNIIKTTPAHFTTLKMNSDTVDYDDSCLIVRYLASMRPFAQSFDIYLTQILRVLGESAIAVRTKAMKCLSEVVAVDPSILARSDMQRGVHGRLMDNSTSVREAAVELLGRFVLSRPQLTEQYYDMLIERILDTGISVRKRVIKILRDICLEQPTFSKITEMCVRMIRRVNDEEGIKKLVNETFQKLWFTPTPAHDKETMTRKILNITDVVAACKDTGYDWFEQLLQNLLKSEEEASYKPAKKACVQLVDNLVEHILKYEESLAENKGVNSTRLVACITTLYLFSKIRAQLMVKHAMTMQPYLTTKCNTANDFMVICNVAKILELVVPLMEHPSETFLATIEEDLMKLIIKYGMTVVQHCVSCLGAVVNKVTHNYKFVWACFNRFYGALNKLKIQHQEDPNSTTLVANKPFLLRSLFTVGALARHFDFDLEEFKGTNKVVIKEKVLELLLYFTKHEDEEVKTKAIIGLGFLVIMHPSQMFVPEVKSLYNGILADRSSSINLKIQILKNLQTYLQEEDTRMQEADREWKKLSKQEDLKEMGDISSGMSSSIMQLYLKQVLEAFFHTQSSVRHFALNVIALTLNQGLIHPVQCVPYLIAMGTDPEPSMRNKADQQLVEIDKKYTGFIHMKAVAGMKMSYNLQQAIDLSRKSIIRGFRQDETHSALCSHLFTMIRGNRQHRRAFLISLLNLFDDSAKTEVNMLLFIADNLACFPYQSQEEPLFIMHHIDITLSVSGSNLLQTFRELLLKEPRRKEKKVKKEWKNRSDGEEDEEKMNCDSPQSDEEENSNSDDGDDDEVVRRPKKARKHVADPESSESDSEFDDLDVEDVDKVMRLLPDNPMGLLDFANAVQGILLLLVLKQHLKNQYGFSDSKIQKYSPTESAKVYDKAVNRKSTVHFSPRQTIDFISNNMANASLTHDVKRRIVKQYLDFKVLMEHLDPDEEDEEGEASASANIRNKAINALLGSSGPLSGPSPRNQAGPETDDDYSDGDERTPGSSRRSRRTGDSSDPGRMSETVEAMDVIALCCPKYKDRPQIARVIHKTSNGYSIHWMAGSYSGPWAEAKKRDGRKLVPWVDTIKESDIIYKKIALTSNHKLSNKVVQTLRSLYAAREGGAS; this is encoded by the exons ATGAATGGGGATATGCCTCATGTTCCCATTACCACTCTTGCTGGGATCGCTAGCCTCACAGACT TGTTGAACCAGCTTCCCCTCCCTTCCCCTCTCCCGGCCACCACCACTAAGAGCCTCCTATACAATGGGAGGATAGCAGAGGAAGTTACCTGCCTACTGGGCTGTCGGGATGAGAATCTGGCCTCCCAGCTAGCCCACGGTCTGAACCAGGTCTCCACAGAGCACAT AGAGCTGAAGGACAACCTGGGAAGTGATGAACCAGAGGGAGATGCACCACTGTTGCTGCAGACCATGTTGGCCAGGAACCCTGGCATCTTCAGGGAGAAAA ATGTTATGCAGCAGCCAATGGTACCACCGTACAAGATCACCCAAAATTCCATGCATAGTCCGGCCCAATCTGCAAACTTCCAGCCGGCAGCAATTTCTCCCAATTCAACAAG CCGCTTTGTGGCACCCCAGACTGGTTCCAGCAGCCGGTATATGGGCCAGCAGAACAGTCCGGTACCCAGTCCCTACACTCCTCAGAGCCCAGCCACTGGTTACATACAGCAGTATTCTCACCAACAACCACCCAGCTACAACCAACACCAACAGATACAACAAG TATCTGTGGCCAGTCCCATGGTTCCAGGTGGCATAAGAAACATTCATGAGGGCAAAGTATCAGGGCAGATGGCCAATGCTGCCAACCACCACTCAGACAGACATGGCACTGAGGACTATATGAATATTGTACACCGGCTGGGCAGTGAG GAGGGTGATTCTTCAATGAGGAATCCTTCTTTCCCACTGAGGTCGCCACCATCAGGCTGTTCTCCAGCAGGAAGTGAAGGAACACCCAAAC AGGGTTCTCGTCCTCCGCTGATTCTGCAGTCACCGCCTCCCTACACGCCCTCACCAAGGGATGGAGGACCTGACCAGAAACAGCAGCTTCAGCAGAGGAAAAAGACCCCAGCTGTGAAAGAGGAGAAAGATATGTATGACATCGTAAGCTCCCCAAACAAGGACTCGACGAAACTTACCCTAAAACTGTCCAGGGTCAAGTCAAATGAGTCCGATCCTCCAG GTGAGGCTGTGCCAGGAATGGACCAGAACTCAGACAATATGGAAGCTGAGCTGGGTTTCCAGCAGGTCCCTGTTCTTCAGCAAAACATTGGCGCACGCTTGCAACAGCAGCAGGTTTCCCACCAAGCAGGTGGCACCGGAGCAAACCAGCCTCCCAGTTCACCTTACGATGAGGCAGAGCTCGATGCCCTTGCTGAAATCGAAAGGATAGAACGAGAGGCTGCTAGTGAAAAGTGTTCCAAGGAAGTGCAAGATAAAG ACAAGCCACTGAAGAAACGAAAACAGGATTCTTTTCCATTGGAGCCAGGAGCAGGGGGACCAGGTGGCCCCACAGGTGCCCCCGGCAGTGGATCAACGGGAGGGGGCAATGCTGGGAAACTGACCCCACAAGAGGCAACAGCAGCAGGAAACGGTGCCAGCAGACCTCCCCTCATGGTGAGCATCGACCTACAGCAGGCTGGTCGAGCTGATGGCCAGCTTGACCCCTGTCTGGCTGCCCCTATTCCAGCCCTTGAGGCCCAACGCTGGCCTGAAGACCCAGCTAGTGGGCCTGCGGCAGTGGAAGGCTCTGACACAGCTTTGCGTTTGAAACCAGATGGACGACcggaagtcatcaaaaacagggTCGATAAACATGACAGCAGGAGAGAAGGTCGGGAGTCATCAAAGCATCGACATGATGACAAGTCCTCAGACAGACGGGGAGAGATGCCAAAGTCATCAAACCGAGGAGAGCATGGGCGAGACAGGGACAGAGAGTCTGACAGAGATAGAAGGCATCGGAGTGAGGCTGGTGGTCGAGAGAGACGCTCCCCTGATGCTCGTTGCCGCAGTGACCGCGATAGGTCTGGCTTCCGGTCTGCTTCCACTGGAGAGCCTGGTCGGAGCAGCAGTAGGCAAGATGGTTCCAAACCAGCCTCATCTGCTTCTGGTGCTAAACTTCCAGATTCTTTCCCTGCTCAGCTCCTGGGAGGGCATAGTGGAGCACTGAAGAACTTCCAGATCCCTAAG ATTAAACGTGATAAGGATGGGAGTGGCTCTACTGAAAGTCAAATCTGGGGCCAGCCCAAGGTTAAACTGGAGAGGCTGGGTTTGGTGCAGGACTTTGAGAAGAGGCCGAAGCCTGTGGTGGTTCTGAAGAAGCTCTCTGTTGACCAGATCCAGAGGATTATCCGCCACAGCAAGACTGGCAAGAACAGGCTCTCTTCAGGAAAGTCTAGCAAAA GTGGTATGGACCCagcagttttaaaggagctgccACCAGAACTGCTGGCTGAGATTGAGTCCACCATGCCCCTTTGTGAAagggtaaaaatgaacaaaaggaaacGGAGTACTGTAAACGAAAGGCCCAAATATGCTGAAGTGAGCTCGGACGAGGAATTTGATGCCAATGGAGAAT CGGCTAGAAAACGGCAGCGTCGAGATAAAGACAGGACCTGGGAGTTTGAAGAGAGGGAGCGGCGGGGTTCAGGGGAACATCGAAAAAGTGGGCACCGAGACAGCCGGCGAGGCTCAGGGAGTCGCTATCGAGATTCCTCTGAGGAAGATTCACCACCACCAAGCATGAGTGAAA TTGCCAGGAAAATGAAGATGAAAGaaaagcagaagaagaggaaagcaTATGAACCCAAGCTCACCCAAGAAGAACTGATGGACTCGTCCACATTCAAGAGGTTCTTGGCAAGCATTGACAACATTTTGGAGAATCTGGAGGATGTGGATTTCACTACCATGG caGCAGATGATGACGAGATACCTCAGGAATTGCTACTTGGTAAACACCAGTTAAATGAGCTGGGCAGTGAATCTGCCAAGATTAAGGCCATGGGCATCTCTAGCAGG ATCCCATCAGACAAGCTGGTGAAGCTGCTTAACATATTGGAAAAGAATATCCAGGATGGGGCCAAGCTTACTACATTGATGAACCAT GATCATGACGCAGAAGATGAAGAAAGACTGTGGAGAGACTTGATAATGGAGAGAGTCACAAAGTCAGCAGATGCCTGTCTGACAGCTCTTAACATTATGACCTCAGCACACATGCCCAAGGCTGTCTATATAGAAGATGTAATAGAGCGGGTGCTACAGTACACCAAGTTTCATCTTCAGAACACACTGTATCCACAATATGACCCTGTGTACAGAGTGGACCCACACGGAG GTGGCATGTTGTTGAGCTCCAAGGCGAAGCGAGCAAAATGCTCCACACACAAACAACGTGTTATTGTCATGTTGTACAACAAAGTGTGTGATATTGTCAGCAACATCTCAGAGCTCTTAGAAATCCAGCTACTTACAGATACCACCATcttgcag GTATCCTCCATGGGAATCACTCCTTTTTTTGTGGAGAATGTCAGTGAGCTGCAGCTATGTGCCATTAAACTAGTAACagca GTGTTCTCACGTTATGAGAAGCATCGACAACTGATATTAGAGGAGATTTTCACGTCTTTGGCCAGACTGCCCACCAGCAAGCGCTCTCTCAGGAACTTCAG ACTGAACAGCTCAGACCAGGATGGAGAGCCAATGTACATCCAAATGGTGACAGCTTTGGTCCTGCAGCTCATTCAGTGTGTGGTCCACCTCCCCAATGACAAAGAGACTTTTGAGGAATATGACAGTAAA gtGGATCAGGATGTGTTGATAACGAACTCTTATGAGACGGCAATGAGGACCGCACAGAATTTCCTCTCAGTCTTCCTCAAAAA GTGTGGCAGCAAGCAAGGAGAAGAAGATTACCGACCTTTGTTTGAGAACTTCGTTCAGGACCTCCTGTCCACAGTTAACAAACCAGAGTGGCCTGCTGCTGAGCTGCTGCTCAGTCTTCTTGGCAGACTACTG GTACACCAGTTTAGTAATAAGCAGACAGAGATGGCTCTGAGAGTAGCATCTCTAGACTACCTGGGCACAGTCGCTGCACGTCTACGGAAGGATGGGGTCACCAGCAAAATGGACCAGAGATCAATTGATCGCATCCTGCAGGAG ACTCCAGGTAATGATGAAACTCAGCAGCTACAGAAGGCTCTATTGGACTACTTGGAAGAAAACGCCGAGACTGATGCTTCACTGGTG TTTGCCAGAAAGTTCTACATTGCTCAGTGGTTCAGAGATGCCACTACTGAGGCTGAGAAGTCCATGAGGAACCAGAACCCGAAGGATGAGGACTCATCAGATGGGCCACAACATGCCAAGGAGGTGGAAACCACTGGTGAAATCATGCAGCGTGCTGAAAAGCGCAAGAAATTCCTGCGCAACATCATCAAGACCACACCAGCTCATTTCACCACATTGAA AATGAACTCTGACACTGTGGACTATGATGACTCCTGTCTGATCGTGCGTTATTTGGCCTCTATGAGGCCGTTCGCCCAGAGCTTTGATATTTATTTAACACAG ATCTTGCGAGTCCTTGGGGAAAGTGCCATCGCTGTAAGGACTAAAGCCATGAAATGTCTGTCTGAAGTGGTGGCTGTGGACCCCAGCATACTGGCAAGG TCTGACATGCAGCGTGGTGTTCATGGTCGTTTGATGGACAACTCCACCAGTGTGAGAGAGGCAGCTGTAGAGCTGCTGGGCCGATTTGTGCTCAGCAGACCCCAACTCACTGAGCAGTACTACGACATGCTCATAGAAAGGATACTG GATACTGGTATCAGTGTAAGGAAACGGGTGATAAAGATCCTCAGAGATATCTGTCTGGAACAGCCAACCTTCAGTAAGATTACTGAGATGTGTGTGAGGATGATTCGCAGGGTCAATGATGAGGAAGGTATCAAG aaATTGGTCAATGAGACATTCCAGAAGTTGTGGTTTACTCCAACTCCAGCCCATGACAAAGAAACAATGACGAGAAAGATCCTCAACATCACTGATGTG GTTGCGGCATGTAAAGACACTGGCTATGACTGGTTTGAGCAGCTTCTTCAGAAT CTTCTGAAATCTGAAGAGGAGGCATCATATAAGCCAGCAAAGAAGGCCTGTGTTCAGCTGGTTGACAATCTGGTCGAGCACATCCTTAAATATGAAGAGTCTCTTGCAG agAACAAGGGTGTAAACTCAACACGGCTTGTGGCGTGTATTACCACGTTATACTTGTTCAGCAAGATCAGGGCTCAGCTCATGGTCAAACATGCCATGACCATGCAACCCTACTTGACCACAAAGTGTAAT ACTGCCAATGACTTTATGGTCATATGTAACGTGGCAAAGATCCTGGAACTTGTGGTACCTCTGATGGAGCATCCCAGTGAAACGTTCCTTGCTACCATTGAAGaagacctcatgaagctcatcatcAAATATGGCATGACG gtggTCCAGCACTGTGTGAGCTGTCTTGGAGCTGTTGTTAACAAAGTCACGCACAACTACAAATTTGTCTGGGCATGTTTCAACAGATTCTACG gGGCACTTAACAAGTTGAAGATTCAGCATCAAGAGGATCCCAATAGCACGACTTTGGTAGCAAATAAGCCCTTCCTGTTGCGATCCCTCTTCACTGTTGGTGCTCTGGCTCGACACTTTGATTTTGATCTAGAAGAATTCAAGGGTACCAACAAG GTTGTCATCAAGGAGAAAGTCCTAGAGCTGCTGCTATACTTCACCAAACACGAGGACGAGGAGGTCAAGACCAAAGCCATTATTGGCTTAG gCTTCCTAGTGATCATGCATCCCAGCCAGATGTTTGTTCCAGAGGTGAAGTCTTTGTATAATGGCATCCTCGCTGACAGGTCCTCCTCTATCAACCTCAAAATCCAGATTCTCAAAAACCTCCAAACATACCTTCAGGAGGAAGACACACGGATGCAGGAAGCAGACAGAGAAT GGAAGAAACTGTCTAAACAGGAAGACCTGAAAGAAATGGGGGATATCTCTTCTGGGATGAGCAGCTCCATTATGCAGCTTTACCTTAAACAGGTGTTGGAGGCGTTTTTCCACACGCAGTCCAGTGTACGGCACTTTGCTCTTAATGTCATAGCTCTCACACTCAACCAGGGTCTGATCCATCCTGTACAG TGTGTGCCCTACCTCATTGCGATGGGAACAGACCCAGAGCCCAGCATGAGGAACAAAGCTGACCAGCAGTTGGTGGAGATTGATAAGAAGTACACAGGATTCATCCAT ATGAAGGCAGTTGCTGGAATGAAGATGTCATACAATTTGCAGCAAGCCATTGATTTGTCTCGTAAGTCCATCATAAGAGGCTTCAGACAGGATGAGACCCACTCGGCACTCTGCTCCCACCTCTTCACAATGATCAGAGGGAACCGGCAGCACCGGAGGGCTTTCCTTATCTCACTGCTGAACCTCTTTGATGACAGTGCT AAGACGGAGGTGAACATGCTGCTGTTTATAGCGGACAACCTCGCCTGCTTCCCCTACCAGAGCCAGGAGGAGCCTCTCTTCATCATGCACCACATAGACATCACTCTGTCTGTATCTGGCAGCAACTTGTTACAGACCTTCAGAGAG CTTCTATTAAAGGAGCCGAGGCGTAAGGAGAAGAAGGTAAAGAAAGAATGGAAGAACAGATCAGACGGGGAGGAAGATGAGGAAAAGATGAACTGTGATTCTCCCCAAAGCGATGAGGAAGAAAACAGCAATAGCGATGACGGTGATGACGATGAAGTGGTACGGCGGCccaaaaaggccagaaaacatgTCGCAGACCCTGAAAGCTCTGAGTCTGACTCCGAGTTTGACGatttggatgtggaggatgtGGACAAGGTAATGAGGCTCCTCCCAGATAATCCAATGGGTCTCTTGGACTTTGCTAACGCTGTTCAGGGCATCCTGTTGTTACTTGTGCTCAAACAGCACTTGAAGAACCAGTACGGATTTTCTGACAG TAAAATCCAGAAGTACTCTCCAACGGAGTCAGCCAAAGTGTACgataaggcagtgaacagaaaaaGCACTGTTCACTTTAGCCCGCGTCAAACCATCGACTTCATCTCCAACAACATGGCCAACGCCTCACTGACGCATGATGTCAAGAGGCGGATAGTCAAACAATACCTAGAT TTCAAGGTTCTGATGGAGCACCTGGATCCAgatgaggaggacgaggagggagAAGCATCTGCCAGTGCGAATATCAGAAACAAAGCCATAAACGCCCTACTGGGGAGCTCCGGGCCCTTATCAGGACCCAGTCCACGAAATCAGGCAGGACCAGAGACGGACGACGATTACAGCGATGGCGATGAAAGGACACCAGGG TCCTCTCGAAGGTCAAGGCGAACGGGTGACTCCTCGGACCCTGGCAGAATGAGTGAGACGGTCGAGGCTATGGATGTGATTGCTCTTTGCTGCCCCAAATACAAGGACCGGCCGCAAATAGCCAGAGTCATCCACAAGACCTCCAATGGATACAGTATCCACTGGATGGCCGGCTCTTACTCGGGGCCATGGGCAGAGGCCAAGAAACGCGATGGCCGCAAACTGGTGCCTTGGGTGGACACTATTAAGGAGTCGGACATCATTTACAAGAAGATTGCCTTGACCAGCAACCACAAACTGAGCAACAAAGTAGTACAGACTTTACGCTCACTGTATGCAGCGCGGGAAGGAGGGGCTAGCTAA